A window of the Candidatus Goldiibacteriota bacterium genome harbors these coding sequences:
- a CDS encoding YqzL family protein — protein MEKTAGLNRLKELWKVFEKTGSVGAYLLYMEAKKQNQQKQDNEQFEKAVEERK, from the coding sequence ATGGAGAAAACGGCTGGATTAAACCGACTAAAAGAGTTATGGAAAGTTTTTGAAAAAACCGGTTCGGTAGGGGCTTATCTGCTGTATATGGAAGCAAAAAAACAGAATCAGCAGAAACAGGATAATGAACAGTTTGAAAAGGCGGTTGAGGAAAGAAAATAA
- a CDS encoding class I SAM-dependent methyltransferase: MDGYNTDFAAFYDLVLYGENSHEADGQEIAFMDETFAGADRRINTVLDAGCGTGRFLVPLARCGYQMTGIDKSPRMIEQTAEKLKEEGLQADLISMGLEEIKSRELFDAVICVDSVLCYLIDRRKIQDCCTKMSRALKKGGVFVMETWNIFANARLLNRENAYINKDGERRADIHEKNTFDEKTGVLTIMLDVKAKYHDKIYNLSHSESLHIFGFEEMKEILENSGLKDIKMYSGYDFSEASITRGDSMIYTGVKR; this comes from the coding sequence ATGGACGGATACAATACGGATTTTGCGGCTTTTTATGACCTTGTGCTTTACGGGGAAAATTCACATGAAGCAGACGGGCAGGAAATTGCTTTTATGGATGAAACTTTTGCCGGTGCGGACAGAAGGATAAACACCGTACTGGACGCAGGGTGCGGTACGGGCAGGTTTTTAGTACCGCTGGCCCGCTGCGGTTATCAGATGACCGGAATTGATAAAAGCCCCCGCATGATTGAACAGACAGCAGAGAAACTTAAAGAAGAAGGGCTGCAGGCGGACTTAATATCAATGGGGCTGGAAGAAATAAAATCCCGTGAATTATTTGACGCGGTTATATGTGTGGATTCGGTGCTATGTTACCTGATTGACAGGAGGAAAATTCAGGACTGTTGTACTAAAATGTCGCGCGCCCTTAAAAAAGGCGGCGTGTTTGTAATGGAAACGTGGAACATCTTTGCCAATGCCCGCCTGTTAAACAGGGAAAACGCGTATATCAATAAAGACGGAGAACGCAGAGCGGATATACACGAAAAAAACACCTTTGATGAAAAGACAGGCGTGCTGACTATCATGCTGGATGTCAAAGCGAAATATCACGATAAAATATATAATCTTAGCCACAGTGAATCACTGCATATTTTTGGTTTTGAAGAGATGAAAGAAATCCTTGAAAATTCGGGGTTAAAAGATATAAAAATGTACTCCGGATATGATTTTTCTGAAGCGTCAATAACCAGGGGCGATAGTATGATATATACGGGGGTAAAGCGCTAA
- a CDS encoding MBL fold metallo-hydrolase has protein sequence MKIKFLGTGTSHGVPVAGCSCPTCTSLDPKNNRYRTSVMIQDKGTTIVIDTPAEFRLRTLEYGIKRIDALLLTHAHADHIAGLDDIRRYNELQSSAIPAYCDAQTAVEVRKRFAYIFEDTQEGGGKPKVDLIEIEPYSVFAVKNIQVQMLPVMHGDIQIAAFKTGRFAYVTDVSALPDGTIKELKGIDVLVLDALRYEPHPTHFNVSQALKVAEMIGAKKVYFTHIAHALEHNKTESELPENVKLAYDGLELNIED, from the coding sequence ATGAAGATAAAATTTCTTGGTACCGGCACTTCGCACGGCGTTCCGGTAGCCGGGTGTTCCTGCCCCACATGCACATCTTTAGACCCTAAAAATAACCGTTACAGGACTTCTGTTATGATACAGGATAAAGGCACAACAATTGTAATAGACACGCCCGCAGAATTCAGATTAAGGACGCTGGAATATGGAATTAAAAGGATAGACGCGCTGTTATTAACCCACGCGCATGCGGACCATATAGCGGGGCTTGATGACATAAGGCGTTATAACGAGCTGCAGTCAAGCGCAATACCCGCTTACTGCGACGCGCAGACAGCCGTGGAAGTAAGAAAGAGGTTTGCTTACATTTTTGAAGATACCCAGGAAGGCGGGGGCAAACCGAAAGTAGACCTGATAGAAATAGAGCCCTATTCAGTATTTGCAGTAAAAAATATACAGGTACAGATGCTGCCGGTAATGCACGGCGATATACAGATAGCGGCATTTAAAACGGGCAGATTCGCGTATGTAACTGACGTATCCGCGCTGCCTGACGGGACTATAAAAGAGTTAAAAGGAATTGATGTATTAGTGCTGGATGCGTTAAGGTATGAACCTCACCCGACTCATTTTAATGTAAGCCAGGCGCTTAAAGTCGCTGAAATGATAGGCGCAAAAAAAGTATATTTCACGCACATAGCCCACGCGCTGGAACATAATAAAACTGAAAGTGAACTGCCGGAAAATGTAAAACTTGCGTACGACGGGTTGGAATTAAACATAGAGGATTAG
- the uppP gene encoding undecaprenyl-diphosphatase UppP, with protein sequence MELINSIILGIIQGLTEFLPVSSSAHLALVPKFMNASELLSSLSFGAFLHGGTLLGVLIFYRKKIWAMMKSFFKGLGDSGERNSINFKLSIYIIIATIPAVVFALAFNDAIEGIFRSPVRIALMLAVFGVILYLADLTGKKNKENGSLTIWHAIIIGCAQAIALMPGVSRSGITMTAALFMGYKKEDAAEFSFLLSIPAIAGAFVHELPDIIQAGPDAGVAVIAAGFIASTIAGLFAIKFLLAFIKKRGFMAFMIYRLAIAAVIIILLNGIN encoded by the coding sequence CTTGTGCCGAAATTTATGAATGCTTCGGAATTGTTAAGCTCTCTTTCTTTTGGCGCTTTTCTGCACGGCGGGACGCTTTTAGGCGTTCTGATATTTTACAGGAAGAAGATATGGGCGATGATGAAGTCCTTCTTTAAAGGGCTGGGTGATTCCGGCGAAAGAAACTCCATAAATTTTAAACTTTCAATCTACATAATTATTGCCACAATTCCGGCGGTTGTTTTTGCCCTTGCGTTTAATGACGCTATAGAAGGCATATTTCGCTCTCCTGTACGTATTGCCCTTATGCTTGCGGTTTTTGGCGTGATACTTTACCTTGCCGATTTAACAGGAAAAAAGAATAAAGAGAACGGTTCGCTTACAATCTGGCACGCTATAATAATCGGCTGCGCTCAGGCAATAGCGCTTATGCCGGGTGTATCAAGGTCGGGCATCACAATGACCGCGGCTTTATTTATGGGTTATAAAAAAGAGGATGCCGCGGAATTTTCCTTTCTTCTTTCAATTCCCGCCATTGCCGGCGCTTTTGTGCACGAACTTCCGGATATTATTCAGGCAGGCCCGGATGCAGGCGTTGCGGTTATAGCGGCAGGTTTTATTGCGTCTACTATCGCGGGTTTATTTGCCATTAAATTTCTTCTGGCGTTTATTAAAAAACGCGGGTTTATGGCGTTTATGATTTACAGGCTGGCAATAGCAGCGGTTATTATCATTTTATTAAACGGAATTAACTGA